A single window of Deltaproteobacteria bacterium DNA harbors:
- the ftsY gene encoding signal recognition particle-docking protein FtsY — MGGLGMWLSGGLFLLTFAIGIAVFFWFLKGQKLEKQQKQLEEFKESSADKATKLGVAKQDGATEKVATEKVATEKLKLAGMPEDADALVTRDEKKPSEKTSPEKTPAERTLPASLPTALGKTRASLFGRIQSLFGAKQTLSVSEREELEEILYTADLGPKTVQDLLDHVFEKVKASGETGFEAVRRELHTKIGEILTAKAVVQLADGDDGVERLNLFAAKPAVLMVVGVNGAGKTTTIGKLAAKLAGRGKRVLVAAGDTFRAAAGEQLKTWTDRAASQNGSGADSSGTLAMVEIFDPPGVSEPSAVAYQALERARASGFDIVIIDTAGRLHTQKNLMEELKKMKRVLTKLDPTAPHETLLVLDANSGQNALIQAKEFHGALVVDGVVLTKLDGSAKGGVAVGITNEVGLPIKLIGVGEKIGDLRPFEATRFVDSILT; from the coding sequence ATGGGCGGTTTAGGTATGTGGCTTTCGGGTGGCCTTTTCTTGCTCACCTTTGCCATTGGCATTGCTGTCTTTTTCTGGTTCCTTAAGGGCCAAAAGCTTGAAAAGCAGCAGAAACAGCTGGAGGAGTTCAAAGAATCCTCGGCCGACAAAGCCACAAAACTGGGCGTCGCGAAGCAAGATGGAGCTACAGAGAAAGTCGCTACAGAGAAAGTAGCTACAGAGAAATTAAAATTAGCTGGAATGCCGGAAGACGCGGATGCTCTGGTTACACGCGACGAAAAAAAACCATCAGAAAAAACGTCACCAGAAAAAACACCGGCCGAAAGAACACTTCCAGCGTCGTTGCCGACAGCGCTCGGGAAAACTCGGGCGTCGCTTTTCGGTCGTATTCAGTCGCTCTTTGGAGCTAAGCAAACGTTGTCTGTTTCCGAGCGCGAAGAACTAGAAGAAATCCTTTACACGGCAGATCTCGGACCAAAAACGGTGCAAGACCTGTTGGACCATGTTTTTGAAAAAGTAAAGGCTTCTGGCGAAACAGGCTTCGAAGCCGTCCGCAGGGAGTTACACACTAAAATAGGTGAGATTTTGACAGCGAAAGCTGTCGTGCAGTTAGCGGATGGAGATGATGGCGTTGAACGCCTTAATCTTTTTGCTGCCAAACCGGCGGTCTTAATGGTCGTTGGGGTCAACGGCGCCGGAAAAACTACGACTATCGGGAAGCTCGCGGCAAAGCTCGCCGGTCGCGGAAAAAGAGTTCTCGTTGCGGCGGGTGACACCTTCCGGGCGGCAGCGGGCGAGCAGCTGAAAACATGGACCGATCGCGCTGCGAGTCAGAATGGTTCCGGTGCTGATTCTAGTGGCACACTAGCGATGGTGGAAATTTTCGATCCGCCAGGTGTAAGCGAGCCAAGTGCAGTCGCCTATCAAGCGCTCGAGCGCGCGCGGGCGAGCGGCTTCGACATTGTTATCATAGATACTGCCGGTCGGCTTCACACGCAGAAAAACCTGATGGAAGAACTCAAAAAAATGAAACGGGTTCTGACTAAGCTCGATCCGACAGCACCCCATGAAACCCTTCTGGTTTTAGACGCCAACAGCGGCCAAAATGCTTTGATTCAGGCAAAAGAGTTCCACGGTGCCTTGGTGGTCGATGGCGTCGTACTGACTAAACTTGATGGTTCGGCAAAAGGTGGTGTTGCAGTCGGCATTACGAACGAAGTCGGTCTTCCGATTAAACTCATCGGTGTCGGCGAGAAAATCGGCGATCTTCGGCCGTTTGAAGCTACTCGGTTTGTCGACTCGATCTTGACCTAA
- a CDS encoding cell division protein ZapA, whose amino-acid sequence MQAPEGSGVQPSVQQAGRLERSGGVAKAVASKWNLKSDLKTENTVADRTHASAGGSVNRNGKVDGKKSGSRAAPGTEVARPTGQGSQQVSIAGVPLRLKSSHDEETVNELVRMVDEKIRQALPLTKTGSIQNASILAALNMAEELLLLKRHARELVDRLEARTLRVIEDLEKSGPTA is encoded by the coding sequence ATGCAGGCACCGGAAGGTTCCGGAGTACAACCATCTGTGCAACAAGCTGGAAGGCTTGAGCGCTCAGGTGGGGTGGCGAAAGCCGTGGCATCGAAATGGAATTTGAAAAGTGATTTGAAAACCGAAAACACTGTCGCTGATCGTACACATGCATCGGCGGGTGGATCTGTTAATAGAAACGGTAAAGTAGACGGTAAAAAATCTGGCAGTCGAGCGGCTCCTGGTACTGAAGTGGCGCGACCAACCGGTCAAGGCTCGCAGCAAGTTTCAATTGCGGGCGTGCCCCTTCGGCTAAAGTCTTCACACGACGAAGAAACAGTGAACGAACTCGTGCGCATGGTGGATGAGAAAATCCGCCAGGCCCTGCCTCTGACGAAAACGGGTTCGATTCAAAATGCCTCAATCTTGGCCGCATTGAATATGGCCGAGGAGTTGCTGCTCCTGAAACGACACGCGCGAGAGCTCGTCGATCGTCTCGAAGCCCGCACCTTGCGTGTGATAGAAGACCTGGAGAAGTCTGGCCCAACAGCGTAG
- the rny gene encoding ribonuclease Y: MNDVVLTIVALVAGLAVGAMTMLLYRNAMDIKTKKSAADEAERLVQKARAEAQRIDRDAKTRAKDFEARARKTAETDIQKQKEKLQKEEKSLVDRESRLEKETQTKDQELQARLQEISGRDEKVKIAEKKLNDLEREAMNQAEALKERLEQVSKLTQAEAKKEMIEALTEEAKIEAARKAQEIEDRAMQEAEEKARRTIAVAIARYASEFTAERTVTVINLPNEDMKGKIIGREGRNIRALEAACGVDLIVDETPEAVVISSFDPVRREVAKKALEKLMEDGRVHPARIEEVIDKVKKDLFKSIKEDGEKAVFELGLHGLHPEITKVLGGLKFRHTLTQNLLEHSVEVGFLAGMMAAELGEDVKRARRAGLLHDIGKGLEHTIEGSHAIVGADYAKKYGEQDAVVHAIRAHHNEEKPNTVLAFIVQAANIISNSRPGARRQSIDAYVRRMEDLESIGNSFDGVIRTFAVQAGKEVRVLVEASRVTDDQAQMLSYDIARKIEREMSHPGQVQVTVIREVRVVEHAR, encoded by the coding sequence ATGAATGATGTGGTATTGACGATAGTTGCGCTGGTTGCGGGGCTTGCGGTGGGGGCAATGACGATGCTCCTCTATCGCAACGCGATGGACATTAAAACGAAAAAGTCGGCTGCTGATGAGGCGGAACGTCTTGTGCAAAAGGCAAGGGCTGAGGCACAGCGAATTGACCGCGATGCAAAGACTCGAGCAAAAGATTTTGAGGCCCGCGCCCGGAAAACTGCGGAAACGGACATCCAAAAGCAAAAGGAAAAGCTGCAAAAAGAAGAGAAGTCTTTGGTCGATCGTGAGTCGCGCTTAGAAAAAGAAACGCAGACGAAAGACCAAGAGCTTCAGGCGAGGCTTCAAGAAATCTCGGGCCGCGATGAAAAAGTAAAAATCGCCGAGAAGAAATTAAACGATCTCGAACGCGAGGCAATGAATCAAGCCGAGGCGTTAAAAGAACGACTCGAGCAAGTTTCAAAACTGACTCAAGCTGAAGCCAAGAAAGAAATGATTGAAGCATTAACGGAAGAGGCCAAAATCGAGGCGGCCCGTAAGGCGCAAGAAATTGAAGACCGCGCGATGCAAGAAGCGGAAGAAAAAGCTCGTCGCACCATTGCCGTCGCGATTGCCCGTTACGCAAGCGAATTCACCGCCGAGCGGACAGTGACCGTCATCAATCTTCCGAACGAAGACATGAAGGGAAAAATCATTGGCCGTGAAGGTCGAAATATTCGCGCCCTCGAAGCCGCTTGCGGTGTAGATTTGATTGTCGATGAAACGCCGGAAGCCGTTGTGATTTCATCCTTCGATCCGGTTCGACGGGAAGTAGCAAAAAAAGCTTTAGAAAAACTGATGGAAGATGGCCGCGTGCATCCGGCACGAATCGAAGAGGTGATCGACAAGGTCAAAAAAGATCTTTTCAAGTCGATCAAAGAGGACGGCGAAAAGGCGGTTTTTGAGCTTGGCCTTCACGGATTACATCCGGAAATTACGAAAGTACTCGGTGGTTTAAAGTTCCGTCACACGTTGACACAAAATCTTCTTGAGCATTCTGTGGAAGTTGGATTTTTAGCTGGAATGATGGCAGCAGAGCTTGGTGAAGACGTGAAGCGTGCTCGTCGAGCCGGCCTCTTGCATGACATTGGAAAAGGTCTTGAGCACACGATCGAGGGCTCGCATGCGATCGTCGGTGCGGACTATGCCAAAAAGTATGGAGAACAAGATGCAGTCGTTCACGCGATTCGCGCGCATCACAACGAAGAAAAACCAAACACTGTTTTGGCGTTTATTGTTCAAGCAGCGAACATCATTTCTAACTCGCGGCCGGGTGCCCGCCGGCAGTCCATCGACGCTTACGTTCGCCGAATGGAGGATCTGGAATCGATTGGAAACTCGTTCGACGGAGTCATCCGAACGTTTGCAGTTCAGGCCGGAAAAGAAGTTCGCGTTCTGGTCGAAGCATCGCGTGTAACGGACGATCAGGCGCAAATGCTTTCCTATGATATCGCTCGAAAAATTGAACGTGAAATGAGTCACCCCGGCCAGGTACAAGTGACAGTGATTCGCGAAGTTCGTGTCGTCGAACATGCACGGTAG
- a CDS encoding tyrosine--tRNA ligase yields the protein MISEADLLKKLEKSYKTEKPLLVKLGADPTRPDLHLGHSVVINKLKQFQDFGHQVQFLIGDFTGMIGDPSGKNEARPPLTREEVNANSKTYEKQIFKILDPEKTKIVHNSTWIDKLTPVDFIKITAQYTVARMLERDDFSKRYKGGVAIAIHEFLYPLMQGYDSVALKSDVELGGTDQLFNLLVGRDLQKAYGLESQIVMTTPLLEGLDGVNKMSKSLDNYIGFDDTPRDMFGKTMRISDLLMLRYYELLTDVPLTEISAMKSAMQAGSVNPRDYKVSLAKQIVSRFHGEAAGVAAVEEFERIFVNKGLPDEMPEAPLALTALSGACDVSSVLKELGLVASTSEARRLIEGGGLEIGGEKIRELKLDLAAKLSLKVGQDVVVKAGKKKFLKLKVT from the coding sequence ATGATTTCAGAAGCGGATCTCTTAAAAAAGCTCGAGAAGTCTTACAAAACAGAAAAGCCTCTGCTTGTGAAGCTAGGTGCTGATCCCACTCGTCCGGATCTGCATCTGGGGCATTCAGTGGTCATCAATAAGCTAAAGCAGTTCCAGGATTTCGGTCATCAGGTGCAATTCCTGATTGGTGATTTCACTGGAATGATCGGTGATCCAAGCGGAAAAAATGAAGCAAGACCGCCACTGACTCGTGAAGAAGTGAATGCAAACTCCAAAACTTACGAAAAACAGATTTTTAAAATTCTTGACCCCGAAAAAACCAAGATCGTCCACAATTCGACTTGGATTGATAAGCTAACGCCTGTTGATTTTATTAAGATCACAGCACAGTACACGGTTGCGCGGATGCTAGAGCGAGATGACTTTTCAAAGCGCTACAAAGGTGGCGTTGCGATTGCGATTCATGAATTTCTTTACCCGCTAATGCAAGGCTACGATTCAGTCGCTTTGAAGTCGGATGTGGAGCTTGGTGGGACCGATCAGCTGTTCAACCTTTTGGTTGGACGCGATTTGCAAAAGGCTTACGGGTTGGAATCGCAGATCGTGATGACAACGCCGCTCTTAGAGGGGCTTGATGGCGTCAATAAGATGTCGAAGTCGCTCGATAACTACATTGGCTTTGATGACACTCCTCGCGATATGTTTGGCAAAACGATGCGTATATCGGACCTCTTAATGCTTCGGTATTACGAACTTTTGACGGATGTACCGCTGACTGAAATTTCTGCGATGAAGTCTGCTATGCAGGCGGGAAGCGTAAACCCGCGCGACTACAAAGTCAGTTTAGCAAAACAAATAGTTTCTAGGTTTCATGGCGAGGCCGCGGGTGTTGCCGCAGTTGAAGAGTTCGAGCGAATTTTCGTTAATAAGGGTCTGCCAGATGAAATGCCAGAAGCTCCGCTTGCGCTGACAGCGCTTTCGGGCGCTTGCGATGTTTCTTCGGTCCTCAAGGAATTGGGCCTCGTGGCGTCGACATCTGAAGCGCGACGCCTGATCGAAGGCGGCGGTCTAGAAATTGGCGGCGAAAAAATACGGGAACTAAAGCTCGATCTTGCGGCCAAGCTTTCTTTAAAAGTAGGGCAAGATGTCGTCGTCAAAGCTGGTAAGAAAAAGTTCCTCAAGCTCAAGGTGACATGA
- a CDS encoding 2Fe-2S iron-sulfur cluster binding domain-containing protein produces the protein MKVKFVPQNVEFEIKPGQSVMHLAEDNGIYVKSVCRGVPSCAECRVKIVDGENNVFPPAGEELSLIGSGWFIDRRRLACQLQCLGDVTVDMTEQLAKQSGLIGGRKSKAAKAIGDRVEDETVIRDSSASRDRGSEDSNDRDSEGSQGPQSPQTQSSGGPRPIISNPTGGAGGSRPQPQSVGSRPQPQPGNSRPQPQGPQPNSDGLRPQPQSGNSRPQPQGPQPNGDGPRPQGGGGRRRR, from the coding sequence GTGAAAGTAAAGTTCGTTCCGCAAAATGTCGAATTTGAGATTAAGCCTGGGCAAAGTGTCATGCACCTTGCGGAAGATAACGGGATCTACGTGAAGTCTGTCTGCCGGGGAGTCCCGTCATGTGCTGAATGTCGCGTAAAAATCGTCGACGGTGAAAACAACGTATTTCCCCCGGCGGGCGAAGAGCTTTCTTTGATCGGTAGTGGTTGGTTTATCGATCGTCGCCGGCTTGCCTGTCAGCTTCAGTGTCTAGGTGATGTCACGGTCGATATGACAGAACAGCTCGCGAAACAATCAGGTCTGATCGGTGGAAGAAAGTCGAAAGCTGCAAAAGCGATTGGCGACCGCGTGGAAGATGAAACAGTCATTCGCGATTCTTCTGCTAGCCGCGACCGAGGCAGTGAAGATTCTAATGACCGAGATTCAGAAGGTTCGCAAGGGCCGCAGTCACCCCAGACGCAAAGTTCTGGCGGGCCACGGCCGATTATTTCTAATCCAACGGGTGGTGCAGGTGGCTCTCGGCCACAACCGCAATCAGTTGGCTCGCGGCCCCAGCCGCAACCTGGTAACTCGCGGCCCCAGCCGCAGGGCCCACAGCCAAACAGCGATGGTCTGCGGCCACAGCCGCAATCTGGTAACTCGCGGCCCCAGCCGCAGGGCCCACAGCCAAATGGCGATGGGCCGCGACCGCAAGGCGGCGGTGGGCGACGCCGTCGTTAG